One window of the Vigna radiata var. radiata cultivar VC1973A chromosome 1, Vradiata_ver6, whole genome shotgun sequence genome contains the following:
- the LOC106768694 gene encoding uncharacterized protein LOC106768694 produces MVSLDSLDFFLFRVSTDFSSPLAIFVQAQGCLICLILALGWACASFVRNREINRIKKSMRNGNNFAFLCHDINELEHSNQIDLPRVTVIMPLKGFGEHNLHNWKTQLTSLYGGPLEFLLVVESVEDPAYHAVSKLIADLEGSVDARIIVAGLSTTCSQKIHNQLVGVEAMHKESKYVLFLDDDVRLHPGSIGALVSEMQKNPDIFIQTGYPLDLPSGSLGSYCIYEYHMPCSMGFATGGQTFFLWGGCMMMHSEDFRKDNCGVVSGLRDGGYSDDMTLAAIAGAHKKLISSPAVAVFPHPLASDLNFGRYWNYLRKQTFVLESYVTRVNQIMNRALFAVHCYLSWGFVAPYCMAVIHVAAALRFKARGNSIEELSYSSIGLKMVWLLVACTFVTLFSMWNLTRIEVLLCNILSPEAPPLSLTSYNWCKVFIAMLVDNCLYPVSAIRSHFSQSINWSGIIYYLKDGKISKIERLPKRQDVAPVFTDLGGKHLYGRKGMPTRGSFLNSLSKCLFQWRQPKRSE; encoded by the exons ATGGTTTCCTTAGACTCTCTCGATTTCTTCCTCTTCCGTGTCAGCACAGATTTCTCATCTCCTCTGGCCATTTTCGTTCAGGCGCAG GGATGTTTAATTTGCCTAATCCTTGCTTTAGGGTGGGCCTGTGCTTCATTTGTCAG GAACAGagaaataaatagaataaagaaGAGTATGCGGAATGGCAATAACTTTGCATTCCTCTGTCATGATATTAATGAACTTGAACATTCCAATCAGATTGATCTTCCTAGAGTAACAGTAATTATGCCCCTAAAAGGATTTGGAGAACACAATCTCCATAACTGGAAGACTCAG TTAACATCTCTTTACGGTGGCCCTCTAGAATTTCTTTTGGTGGTTGAAAGTGTAGAGGATCCAGCATACCATGCTGTATCTAAACTAATAGCAGATTTAGAG GGTTCTGTCGATGCTAGGATTATAGTAGCTGGTTTGTCAACAACTTGTAGTCAAAAAATTCACAATCAGTTG GTTGGAGTAGAGGCAATGCACAAAGAAAGCAAGTATGTGTTGTTTTTAGATGATGATGTTAGGCTACATCCTGGATCAATTGGAGCACTCGTTAGTGAAATGCAAAAGAACCCTGAT ATATTTATTCAAACCGGATACCCTCTTGATTTGCCATCTGGAAGTCTAGGAAGTTACTGCATCTATGAATACCATATG CCGTGTTCAATGGGCTTTGCCACTGGTGGACAAACATTCTTTTTGTGGGGAGGGTGCATGATG ATGCACTCTGAAGACTTTAGGAAGGATAACTGTGGTGTAGTATCAGGACTTAGAGACGGTGGATATTCTGATGACATGACTCTAGCTGCCATAGCCG GGGCTCACAAGAAGCTCATTAGTTCTCCAGCGGTTGCCGTCTTTCCTCACCCCCTTGCAAGTGATCTTAATTTTGGAAG GTACTGGAATTATTTGAGGAAACAAACATTTGTTTTGGAGTCATACGTTACCAGAGTCAACCAAATAATGAACCGTGCATTGTTTGCTGTTCACTGTTATTTGTCATGGGGATTTGTAGCACCATACTGCATGGCAGTGATTCATGTTGCAGCAGCACTAAGGTTTAAAGCCAGGGGAAACTCAATTGAAGAATTAAGCTACTCTTCCATTG GGTTAAAAATGGTGTGGCTCCTAGTCGCATGCACTTTTGTTACGCTTTTCTCAATGTGGAACCTGACAAGGATAGAAGTTCTACTTTGCAACATATTGTCCCCAGAGGCACCTCCACTTTCTCTGACTTCTTATAATTGGTGTAAA GTATTCATTGCAATGCTGGTGGATAACTGTCTATACCCTGTATCTGCAATTCGTTCTCATTTTTCCCAATCTATCAATTGGTCTGGCATTATATACTACTTGAAAGATGGAAAAATCAGCAAG ATAGAGAGATTACCAAAAAGGCAAGATGTGGCACCAGTTTTCACAGACTTGGGAGGAAAACATTTGTATGGAAGGAAAGGAATGCCTACAAGAGGCTCGTTCCTCAATTCTTTATCTAAATGTTTGTTCCAATGGCGTCAACCAAAGAGATCTGAGTAA
- the LOC106767720 gene encoding cytochrome B5-like protein isoform X1: MVLLVALALLLGLFLAVLLFNPRHRKSGHEGKAQTSLNNDKTSKSYSKTEVSLHNKRTDCWIIIKKKVYDVTSYVEEHPGGDAILAHAGDDSTEGFFGPQHATRVFDMIEDFYIGDLGQ; the protein is encoded by the exons ATGGTATTGCTGGTTGCACTTGCATTGCTTCTGGGTCTCTTCCTCGCTGTTCTTCTTTTCAACCCACGACACCGCAAATCTG GGCACGAGGGAAAAGCTCAAACCAGTTTAAACAATGATAAG ACATCAAAATCCTACAGTAAAACGGAAGTTTCATTGCATAACAAGAGAACAGATTGTTGGATAATCATCAAGAAAAAG GTATATGATGTTACCTCTTATGTGGAAGAACATCCAGGTGGTGATGCCATTCTAGCACATGCTGGAGATGATTCGACTGAAGGATTTTTTGG ACCACAGCACGCAACTCGAGTATTTGACATGATTGAAGACTTCTACATTGGAGATTTGGGACAATAG
- the LOC106767720 gene encoding cytochrome B5-like protein isoform X2 yields the protein MVLLVALALLLGLFLAVLLFNPRHRKSGHEGKAQTSLNNDKTSKSYSKTEVSLHNKRTDCWIIIKKKVYDVTSYVEEHPGGDAILAHAGDDSTEGFFGTFIPSFLACTWINHVV from the exons ATGGTATTGCTGGTTGCACTTGCATTGCTTCTGGGTCTCTTCCTCGCTGTTCTTCTTTTCAACCCACGACACCGCAAATCTG GGCACGAGGGAAAAGCTCAAACCAGTTTAAACAATGATAAG ACATCAAAATCCTACAGTAAAACGGAAGTTTCATTGCATAACAAGAGAACAGATTGTTGGATAATCATCAAGAAAAAG GTATATGATGTTACCTCTTATGTGGAAGAACATCCAGGTGGTGATGCCATTCTAGCACATGCTGGAGATGATTCGACTGAAGGATTTTTTGG AACATTTATTCCTTCCTTCTTGGCATGTACCTGGATCAATCATGTTGTATGA
- the LOC106765452 gene encoding senescence/dehydration-associated protein At4g35985, chloroplastic → MGCQASKEKAPYEDSMHHAGFQELQKPKTPTQEVVLQVPGCKVHLVDDGEALELAQGHFTIMRVMEQNVALATVIKVGNSVQWPLTKDEPVVKVDGLHYLFSLPVKDGGEPLSYGVTFPKECYGNMAMVDSFLKEHCCFSGLEKSKKSDLDWEDFAPRVDDYNHFLARAIAGGTGQIVKGIFMCSNAYTNQVQKGGEAILSSAAEKNNANKVRQSMNNKNDATKNSGMNDNLKRVRKLTNMTEKLTKSLLDGVGIMSGSVMTPVLKSQPGQAFLNMLPGEVLLASLDAVNRVFEAAEAAEKQTFSATSKAATRMVSNRFGEEAGEATEHVFASAGHAVNTAWNVSKIRKAINPASSANAARALTNSAKK, encoded by the exons ATGGGTTGCCAAGCCTCGAAGGAGAAGGCACCATATGAAGACTCCATGCACCATGCAGGTTTTCAAGAGTTGCAGAAACCGAAAACTCCCACACAAGAAGTTGTGCTGCAAGTTCCAGGATGCAAAGTTCATCTGGTGGACGATGGAGAAGCCCTTGAGCTGGCTCAAGGGCACTTCACAATCATGAGGGTGATGGAGCAGAACGTGGCACTGGCAACAGTCATAAAAGTTGGAAACAGTGTTCAGTGGCCATTGACAAAGGACGAGCCAGTGGTGAAGGTGGATGGTCTTCACTACCTCTTCTCTCTGCCGGTGAAAGACGGTGGTGAGCCTCTGAGCTATGGTGTGACCTTTCCAAAAGAGTGTTATGGGAACATGGCGATGGTGGATTCTTTTCTGAAGGAGCATTGCTGCTTTTCTGGGTTGGAAAAGAGCAAAAAAAGTGACCTTGATTGGGAGGATTTTGCTCCAAGGGTTGATGATTATAACCACTTTCTTGCCAGAGCCATTGCAGGAGGAACTGGTCAGATTGTTAAGGGTATCTTCATGTGCAGCAATGCTTACACCAACCAG GTTCAAAAAGGAGGGGAAGCGATCCTAAGTAGTGCTGCAGAAAAGAACAATGCTAACAAGGTGAGACAAAGTATGAACAACAAGAATGATGCCACAAAGAACAGTGGAATGAACGACAACCTCAAACG TGTGAGAAAGCTGACAAATATGACAGAAAAATTAACCAAGTCTTTGCTTGATGGTGTTGGAATAATGAGTGGATCAGTGATGACTCCTGTGCTTAAATCACAGCCAGGACAGGCATTCCTAAACATGCTCCCTGGAGAGGTGCTATTGGCTTCCCTTGATGCAGTCA ATAGAGTTTTTGAAGCAGCTGAAGCTGCTGAAAAACAGACCTTTTCTGCCACCTCCAAAGCTGCAACCAGAATGGTCTCTAACAG GTTTGGGGAAGAAGCAGGAGAGGCTACCGAGCATGTGTTTGCAAGTGCAGGACATGCTGTTAACACTGCTTGGAATGTGTCTAAGATTCGGAAAGCCATCAATCCAGCATCTTCTGCAAATGCTGCTAGAGCACTCACAAATTCTGCCAAGAAATGA